In a genomic window of bacterium:
- a CDS encoding YbaB/EbfC family nucleoid-associated protein, whose protein sequence is MIDIFSLVRNIGKIESLRDELLTRLKEKRVNGQSGGGMVEVTCNGMKDVLDIKIEKGLEKDVAMLADLIVSAISQAQKKAEALFLEEIKDLILNFNALTKEGLSRERG, encoded by the coding sequence ATGATAGACATTTTTTCTTTAGTAAGGAATATTGGAAAGATTGAATCCTTAAGGGATGAACTTTTAACAAGGCTAAAAGAGAAAAGGGTAAATGGCCAATCTGGCGGAGGAATGGTTGAGGTTACCTGCAATGGAATGAAGGATGTTTTGGATATAAAGATAGAAAAAGGGTTAGAAAAGGATGTTGCAATGCTTGCTGACCTTATTGTATCTGCTATTTCTCAAGCCCAAAAAAAGGCAGAAGCCTTATTTTTAGAAGAGATAAAAGACCTAATTTTAAATTTTAATGCTTTAACAAAAGAAGGGCTGTCCAGAGAAAGAGGATAG